One Segnochrobactrum spirostomi genomic window carries:
- a CDS encoding maleylacetate reductase yields the protein MMESFVFPGLTTRVVFGRGTTARAGDEARRLGHSKVLVLSTPHQKADAERLAEGLGDLAAGIFAGAVMHTPVAVTEEAVAAFRASGATAVVSLGGGSTTGLGKAIAVRTGADQVVIPTTYAGSEMTDILGETADGEKTTRRSPDIRPETVIYDVDLTLSLPVKLTVTSAMNAIAHAMEAFYAPDRNPVIELMCRDATAAFHACIPTLIKDPMNAAARGRALYGAWCCSTALGYVQMALHHKLAHVFGGSFDTPHAETHAILLPYTTAFNEVAVPDLLAPIAEAFGGGSAGGGLWDFAQSVGSPLSLKEIGIAESDLDRAAAIAVKNAYANPRPIEATSIRELLQAAWEGRRPGA from the coding sequence ATGATGGAGAGCTTCGTCTTTCCGGGCCTGACCACCCGCGTCGTGTTCGGCCGCGGGACCACCGCGCGCGCCGGTGACGAGGCGCGGCGGCTCGGCCACAGCAAGGTGCTCGTGCTCTCGACGCCGCACCAGAAGGCGGACGCCGAGCGTCTGGCGGAAGGATTGGGCGACCTCGCCGCCGGAATCTTCGCCGGGGCGGTGATGCACACGCCGGTCGCCGTGACCGAGGAGGCCGTCGCGGCCTTCCGCGCGAGCGGCGCCACGGCCGTCGTCAGCCTCGGCGGCGGCTCGACGACCGGCCTCGGCAAGGCGATCGCGGTTCGCACCGGGGCCGATCAGGTCGTGATCCCCACGACCTATGCCGGCTCCGAGATGACGGACATTCTCGGCGAGACGGCAGACGGCGAGAAGACGACGCGCCGCTCGCCCGATATCCGGCCGGAAACGGTGATCTACGACGTCGATCTGACGCTCTCGCTGCCGGTCAAGCTGACGGTGACCTCGGCCATGAACGCCATCGCCCATGCGATGGAGGCGTTCTATGCGCCCGATCGGAACCCGGTGATCGAGCTGATGTGCCGCGACGCGACGGCCGCGTTCCACGCCTGCATCCCGACCTTGATCAAAGATCCGATGAATGCCGCGGCGCGGGGCCGCGCCCTCTACGGCGCTTGGTGCTGCTCGACGGCGCTCGGCTATGTCCAGATGGCGCTGCACCACAAGCTCGCCCACGTCTTCGGCGGCTCGTTCGACACGCCGCACGCCGAAACCCATGCGATCCTGCTGCCTTACACGACCGCCTTCAACGAAGTCGCGGTGCCGGATCTGCTCGCCCCGATCGCCGAGGCTTTCGGTGGCGGTTCGGCGGGCGGCGGGTTGTGGGATTTCGCCCAATCCGTCGGCTCGCCGCTCAGCCTCAAGGAGATCGGCATCGCCGAGAGCGACCTCGACCGCGCCGCTGCGATCGCGGTGAAGAACGCCTACGCAAATCCGCGGCCGATCGAGGCCACCTCGATCCGGGAGCTGCTCCAGGCCGCGTGGGAGGGACGCCGGCCGGGAGCCTGA